In the Lepus europaeus isolate LE1 chromosome 18, mLepTim1.pri, whole genome shotgun sequence genome, one interval contains:
- the LOC133747014 gene encoding uncharacterized protein LOC133747014, whose amino-acid sequence MGFGSPPRTQVRKPTTGDYRPVQDLREVNKRTINIHPTVPNPYTLLSTLSPEKQWYTVLDLKDAFFSLPLAPKSQELFAFKWTDPERGINGQLTWTQLPQGFKNSPTLFDEALHKDLSEYRQTHLNLTLLQYVDDLLIAAQTLEECTRGTEDLLHTLGSLGYRASAKKAQLCKTEPPTTLNPASLLPDPDLKAPLHNCVKVLAQVHGVREDLRDQPLPNTEVTWFTDGSSFVHQGQRYAGAAVVSETEIMWAEPLPADTSAQKAELIALTQALKLGKGKRLMVYTDSRYAFATAHIHGAIYRKRGLLTAEGKTIKNKKKILALLAALWEPKRLTIVHCLGHQKPIDPVSRGNYFADQTTKKITMAPIQAVVVQQQFPDPGPRNLPPMPEYTEKNLQWVKTLPEAQLLNGWWRDSKCRIILPKKLEKKYYKKSTTALT is encoded by the exons ATGGGGTTCGGGTCCCCTCCCCGAACCCAGG TGCGTAAGCCCACCACGGGGGACTATCGGCCTGTACAGGATTTGAGGGAGGTTAACAAAAGAACTATTAATATCCACCCAACAGTGCCAAACCCCTACACCCTCCTTAGTACTCTCAGTCCTGAAAAACAATGGTATACTgttttagatctaaaagatgctttctttagCTTACCCCTAGCAcctaagagccaagagcttttcgCCTTCAAATGGACGGACCCAGAAAGAGGCATCAATGGACAGCTAACTTGGACACAGCTGCCACAAgggtttaaaaactctcccacccTATTCGATGAGGCTCTCCATAAAGACCTGAGTGAGTACCGACAGAcacacctaaacctaaccctcttACAATATGTAGATGATCTACTGATAGCAGCACAGACCCTCGAGGAATGCACCCGAGGAACGGAGGACCTCTTGCACACTTTGGGGAGCCTGGGCTACAGAGCATCTGCTAAGAAGGCCCAACTCTGCAAGACTGAG cCACCAACCACCCTAAaccctgcctccctgctccctgaCCCAGACCTGAAAGCTCCACTCCATAATTGTGTCAAGGTGTTAGCCCAGGTGCATGGAGTAAGGGAAGATCTACGGGATCAACCCCTGCCCAACACTGAGGTAACCTGGTTTACTGACGGGAGCAGCTtcgtacatcaaggacagaggtaTGCGGGGGCAGCGGTGGTGTCAGAGACTGAGATAATGTGGGCCGAGCCCCTGCCGGCAGACACCTCGGCACAGAAAGCAGAACTGATAGCCCTAacccaagctttaaaactgggaaAGGGAAAAAGACTTATGGTCTACACTGATAGCCGGTATGCCTTTGCCACTGCCCATATACATGGGGCTATATATCGTAAAAGAGGTCTCCTAACAGCAGAGGGAAAAaccataaagaacaaaaaaaaaatcttagctctCCTAGCCGCTTTATGGGAGCCAAAAAGATTGACAATTGTGCATTGCCTGGGCCACCAGAAACCTATAGACCCCGTGTCAAGGGGCAATTATTTCGCTGATCAGACTACTAAGAAAATAACTATGGCCCCAATTCAGGCTGTAGTCGTACAACAACAATTCCCtgatccaggacccaggaacttgccTCCAATGCCCGAGTACACCGAGAAAAACCTGCAATGGGTAAAAACACTCCCTGAGGCACAGCTCCTTAATGGGTGGTGGAGAGACTCTAAATGTCGCATCATACTCcctaaaaaactagaaaaaaagtaTTACAAAAAATCCACCACAGCACTCACCTAG